Proteins found in one Paenibacillus sp. FSL R10-2782 genomic segment:
- a CDS encoding peptidoglycan DD-metalloendopeptidase family protein, with translation MTFESMNKHGQARGHQPRVIVELDKMSYVRGLRPNQAVVQYVKDTAVKEFLSIDGMTQLSSEKEATKVSEIARLANLPMSMPILSSSKMREHVTDSNHIQGMLVISRHWSMNPKRPLHKGLDLDCNKGDTIHAVWDGRITAAGAVKGYGHAVYIDHGNGWTSRYAHLKPNAMRVKAGDCVKAGDPIATGWNSGHKSSSGGGDGAHLHFEVRKDGEDLNPEAFLRGEKSIQLPIRLLDTAVQNKSISTPTVEASVVESYTEYSMEAWAYYVNPANSEGITRGGTDVRQWEDYKIIAVDPSVIPLGSKVELLVEGKNWGEYVADDTAGSTKGKRIEILMENAEQCLQFGRKPVIVKIKQWGDGRTRSANSEVDQSVPSYQINRTTEKVSYSKNFTAHKTSLDHLKFVDIVGATQFFTNETPNQVRNVLGFQRTDGAGQVKKFTFVHDWFKPGCLSWAYVSDMDIQDRVEVKVDDHVVATIEGVNAKNGLAYPPSIPVPGGHHKIEFSMSNPSKASRGNFGITFLKAREFDVESLSAKTVWTFEDPMSTTNDWTPDQQVVVTDMGNQQKISTAREEAGIERTGKIRKFPFTMQFRIKADQGTQGKIMVSNGSKAFVVKVTDQGISTNVGSYSHKHVSEYTDYVVTCHNETDMDVYIKSILPGGIEQWENTRVRGVSEDDTTNRLRFSVSSGSLYIAEVKYAFHDYAIEQFATHIADTYKEKWYDVGGFQYENTASLERDVMNWEVHSHMDMSSTSATVTLNNAKGIYSPSLERYAAFSDGRKQPPNEFTYWEEGERRHLISEGTPIRIYAGYGDELVRVFTGMIKGEIEEDAQRRTLTFHCVDRYDMLEEFIFYKDMIYPPEEAYAGDGGAFAWMKSSIVKDIAVAAGLDSWRVHGEDCQYPNLDIDETVYVDVKKDKHAYMRFDPETGELQTIPKDQKCMKTTEGWKTPFVATVSFKAGTRASDAMQSLIQDLPYDVRCDRYGTFTLKRMNFLDTPDWDQVARSKWEFTEDHLLEMTSSTDYSRVRNHLMISGSAGLTEHFLDKSLIVATKGNMRTAGLQLPWIEEQGGASMRDLKQQIANKVFFDMKRQARTKNIVIRGNPLIELLDGCYVYDNHTCNAGYYLIKGNRLVGDECGMVNYLELTWSALPATS, from the coding sequence ATGACTTTTGAATCCATGAATAAGCACGGACAGGCTCGGGGTCATCAGCCACGCGTCATTGTAGAGCTGGACAAAATGTCCTATGTCCGTGGCTTGCGGCCAAACCAAGCCGTCGTTCAATATGTAAAAGATACAGCCGTTAAAGAATTTTTGTCCATTGATGGTATGACCCAGCTATCAAGTGAAAAGGAAGCGACAAAGGTTAGCGAGATAGCCCGTCTCGCCAATTTGCCTATGTCCATGCCTATTCTTTCAAGCTCAAAAATGCGTGAACATGTTACCGATTCCAATCACATCCAGGGCATGCTGGTCATAAGTCGCCACTGGTCAATGAATCCCAAGCGTCCTCTCCACAAGGGATTGGACCTGGATTGTAACAAGGGCGACACCATCCATGCCGTATGGGATGGAAGAATTACTGCCGCAGGTGCCGTAAAGGGTTATGGTCACGCGGTATATATCGATCACGGCAATGGCTGGACGTCCCGGTATGCTCATTTGAAACCCAATGCCATGAGGGTCAAGGCTGGAGATTGTGTGAAGGCTGGAGACCCGATTGCTACAGGCTGGAACTCGGGTCACAAGAGTAGCAGTGGGGGTGGGGATGGAGCACATCTTCATTTTGAGGTTCGCAAGGATGGCGAGGATTTGAATCCCGAAGCTTTCCTGCGCGGGGAAAAATCCATACAATTGCCCATTCGATTGCTGGATACGGCTGTTCAGAATAAAAGTATATCTACTCCAACGGTGGAAGCTAGCGTCGTCGAATCCTACACGGAATATAGTATGGAAGCATGGGCTTATTATGTGAATCCCGCAAACTCTGAGGGTATTACCAGAGGCGGAACAGATGTACGGCAGTGGGAGGATTACAAAATTATCGCTGTCGATCCTTCTGTCATCCCTTTGGGAAGTAAGGTTGAACTGCTGGTAGAAGGGAAAAATTGGGGCGAATATGTGGCTGATGATACGGCTGGCTCCACGAAGGGCAAGCGTATTGAGATTTTAATGGAAAATGCGGAGCAATGCCTTCAATTTGGGCGAAAACCTGTCATTGTGAAAATCAAGCAGTGGGGGGACGGAAGAACTCGCAGTGCAAATTCGGAAGTAGATCAATCCGTTCCATCCTACCAGATCAACCGGACGACAGAAAAGGTATCGTATAGCAAGAATTTTACGGCCCATAAAACGAGTCTGGACCATTTGAAATTTGTGGATATCGTGGGTGCCACTCAATTTTTCACCAATGAAACGCCTAATCAGGTCCGTAATGTTTTAGGTTTTCAACGAACAGACGGGGCAGGTCAGGTGAAGAAATTCACGTTTGTGCATGACTGGTTCAAGCCGGGGTGTTTAAGCTGGGCCTATGTTTCGGATATGGATATCCAGGACAGAGTAGAGGTAAAGGTGGACGACCATGTAGTTGCCACCATTGAAGGGGTAAATGCTAAAAACGGATTGGCTTACCCTCCCTCTATTCCGGTGCCTGGTGGACACCACAAAATTGAATTTTCCATGTCGAATCCTTCCAAGGCGTCGAGAGGCAATTTCGGGATCACTTTTCTGAAAGCCAGAGAATTTGACGTGGAATCCCTCTCAGCCAAAACAGTCTGGACGTTCGAAGACCCGATGAGCACAACGAATGATTGGACTCCCGACCAGCAGGTAGTGGTGACAGATATGGGCAATCAGCAGAAAATATCCACTGCACGTGAAGAAGCTGGTATTGAACGGACAGGGAAGATCAGGAAATTTCCATTTACAATGCAATTCCGAATCAAGGCCGATCAGGGAACACAAGGGAAAATCATGGTGTCCAATGGCTCTAAAGCCTTTGTGGTCAAGGTCACAGATCAAGGAATTTCTACGAATGTCGGCTCCTATAGCCATAAGCATGTGAGCGAGTACACCGACTATGTTGTAACCTGCCATAACGAAACAGATATGGATGTATATATTAAAAGTATACTTCCGGGCGGTATCGAACAATGGGAAAATACCCGTGTACGCGGCGTATCCGAAGATGATACGACGAACAGACTTCGATTTTCCGTATCCAGCGGTAGTCTGTATATTGCAGAGGTTAAATATGCTTTTCATGATTACGCTATTGAGCAGTTTGCCACTCATATCGCAGATACGTATAAAGAAAAATGGTATGACGTCGGCGGGTTTCAGTATGAGAATACCGCTTCACTGGAACGGGACGTGATGAACTGGGAGGTTCATTCTCACATGGACATGTCGTCGACTTCAGCCACCGTAACTTTAAATAATGCCAAAGGGATCTACTCCCCATCCTTGGAACGGTACGCTGCATTTTCGGATGGAAGGAAGCAGCCTCCTAACGAATTTACCTATTGGGAGGAGGGTGAGCGACGACATCTGATTAGTGAAGGAACTCCCATCCGTATTTATGCAGGTTATGGCGATGAGCTGGTACGTGTATTTACAGGCATGATCAAGGGTGAAATTGAGGAGGATGCCCAGAGAAGAACGCTTACGTTTCATTGTGTAGACCGTTATGACATGCTGGAGGAATTTATATTTTATAAGGATATGATCTACCCTCCGGAGGAAGCGTATGCTGGGGACGGTGGCGCCTTTGCCTGGATGAAATCCAGTATTGTAAAGGATATTGCAGTTGCAGCCGGGCTGGATTCGTGGCGTGTACACGGTGAAGACTGCCAATACCCCAATTTGGATATAGACGAAACGGTATATGTGGATGTGAAGAAGGACAAGCACGCCTACATGAGATTTGATCCCGAGACAGGGGAACTCCAGACGATTCCCAAGGATCAAAAATGTATGAAGACAACCGAAGGCTGGAAAACTCCTTTCGTAGCAACGGTATCCTTCAAGGCTGGGACAAGGGCATCAGATGCTATGCAATCACTCATACAGGATTTGCCTTATGATGTCAGATGCGATCGTTACGGAACGTTTACACTGAAACGAATGAATTTTCTGGATACCCCGGATTGGGACCAGGTAGCGCGCTCCAAATGGGAATTTACAGAGGATCATTTGCTTGAAATGACGTCTTCTACCGACTACTCGCGTGTTCGCAACCATCTGATGATTTCTGGTTCTGCGGGGTTAACAGAGCATTTTCTGGATAAAAGCCTGATTGTGGCCACCAAAGGGAATATGAGAACCGCTGGATTACAGCTACCATGGATTGAAGAACAGGGTGGAGCATCCATGCGTGATCTCAAGCAGCAGATAGCGAATAAAGTATTTTTTGATATGAAAAGACAAGCCCGCACCAAAAACATTGTCATTCGCGGCAACCCGCTCATAGAGCTTTTGGATGGGTGTTATGTGTATGACAACCATACCTGTAATGCAGGATATTATCTGATCAAGGGCAACCGGCTGGTCGGTGATGAATGCGGTATGGTCAACTATCTGGAGCTAACCTGGTCCGCTCTTCCTGCAACATCCTGA